A section of the Paenibacillus aurantius genome encodes:
- a CDS encoding LamG-like jellyroll fold domain-containing protein — protein sequence MKGKKRMSIAATLLLITGMIGSFGMVQPEIAQAAPTVYYASPTGSGSTCSQASPCSLTGVQAKVRTVSASMSDDIIVNLLGGTYTLSQTLVFSPSQGDSGKNGHNIIYQANNYGTPSQEVPVLSGGQSITGWTLHDSANNIWKANVGSLETRQLYVDGVRAYRARTNSGIPGTVTKTSTGYTTTDLSLQTWANAADIEMVYHDGDGVGNWLWAEPRCPVASITGNASSTTITMAQPCFDLTKSARGGNLSLPTQIENHYKALTQSGQFYLDRAAAGAHVLYYKPRAGQNLATASVIAPRLEQLVRGDGTLTAPIHHIQFKGLTFAYGTWLGPNSSQGFPETSYNKYNNTTGPESQELAAVSFYAGQNLLFEGTTFKYLGGAGLTLDEGSRFNSVVGSEFLDISGNGIQIGNVVTTYPSAAQLVTGNEVKNNYIHDIGKEYPGAYGIWNAITQNTTVEHNVIAHLPRGGIATNYQYSNQPPSATTGNRFNYNKVFDYMNNIRDGGGFDTNGTQNGISGVEPNSTLIGNVFYDNHNNFGQIYLDIWTAGFTVKNNVAYASASLDYNTIDFWSQPCCNVIRHNFFDQDNSYKFQTASDMALGNVMNLPVSAMPASIINNAGLEPAYRHLLPPVTPPSDTQAPSAPGGVSVSAVGAGPSVTVSWGSSSDNVGVTGYEVDNGSTVLAATTGLSAVVQGLVPGSTYHLVVRARDAAGNLSGPSSEVLVTVPGTADLVGHWTMDNGSGTAVSDYSGSFNNGSLSGAAWTTGKIGGGLSFSGAGSVNVGNAQILNQDRNSFTLATWFKSTSTGSGQRMISKGHSSNTGGYFMWNNAGKIALGVGANSEAANATVVETPGGFNDGNWHHAAAVVDRRAQTVQIYVDGTPRTLTKFSGFCGTVNGTAMDISGCPFMVASSNDPFTIGSYNGGAEYYNGSLDDVRVYSRALSTSEISDVMSLTGRWKLDEGGGTSAEDDTNNRTAPASVSNAAWVGDGGKIGGRLDFNGVNSYVSMGGAGQANMGTGSFSVGLWFKTLSTGIHQRMITKGNWGNTAGYFLWHEAGKVVFSLGSNGVQGNTVLVATPGGFNDGQWHQATAVVDRAAQTIKLYIDGTARTLASGNGYCGTASGTTLNLSGCNSLNATSGDSLMLGSYNGTNEFFSGSLDEVRLYNRALTDAEVTKLSSFNGLVGQWKFEEGNTPAAAEASGNSSAAALLDTDWTAGKFGKALSFNGVKSYSVMSRPDALNMGTRSFSLAAWFRTDSTGTHKRMVSKGNWGNSNGYFLWYEGGQVSFGLGAGGSQAGAALVGTAGGYGDDNWHHVAAVVDRTAQTLQIYVDGTAQTLYPASGYCGTATGTTLNIAACTSLNGTSADPFTLGGHKGVYELFTGSLDDVRVYSRALTQTDINSILLGN from the coding sequence GTGAAGGGTAAGAAACGAATGTCCATTGCCGCGACTCTTCTGCTGATTACCGGTATGATCGGTTCCTTCGGAATGGTACAGCCCGAAATCGCTCAAGCTGCACCGACGGTATACTATGCCTCTCCTACGGGCAGCGGTTCGACTTGCTCGCAAGCATCCCCTTGCTCGCTAACGGGGGTGCAGGCCAAGGTGAGAACGGTAAGCGCCTCCATGAGCGACGATATCATCGTCAATCTGCTCGGGGGTACCTATACCTTGTCCCAAACGCTTGTCTTCTCTCCTTCCCAAGGGGATTCGGGGAAGAACGGGCACAACATCATCTACCAGGCGAATAACTACGGAACGCCGTCTCAAGAGGTCCCCGTCTTAAGCGGGGGTCAGAGCATTACCGGATGGACCCTGCACGACAGCGCGAACAACATTTGGAAGGCTAATGTGGGCAGCCTGGAGACAAGGCAATTGTACGTGGATGGGGTGCGGGCTTATCGGGCCAGGACCAATTCGGGCATTCCCGGTACGGTAACCAAGACGTCAACCGGCTATACGACGACCGACCTCTCTCTGCAAACATGGGCCAACGCTGCGGATATCGAAATGGTTTATCATGACGGGGACGGCGTCGGCAACTGGTTATGGGCGGAGCCGAGGTGCCCGGTAGCTTCCATCACCGGAAATGCGAGCTCCACCACGATCACGATGGCACAGCCTTGCTTCGATCTGACCAAATCGGCGAGAGGCGGCAACCTCAGCCTGCCCACGCAGATCGAGAATCACTACAAGGCGCTGACCCAGAGCGGGCAGTTCTATCTGGACCGGGCCGCGGCTGGAGCTCACGTGCTCTATTACAAGCCGAGAGCCGGGCAGAACCTTGCGACCGCCTCGGTCATTGCCCCGAGACTTGAGCAGCTTGTGCGGGGGGACGGCACGCTGACCGCTCCGATTCACCATATTCAGTTTAAAGGCCTGACGTTCGCCTACGGAACTTGGCTCGGGCCGAATAGCTCTCAGGGGTTCCCGGAAACAAGCTATAACAAGTATAACAACACGACGGGGCCCGAATCGCAGGAGCTTGCCGCCGTCTCTTTCTATGCGGGGCAGAATCTTCTGTTCGAGGGGACTACTTTTAAATATTTGGGGGGCGCCGGTCTGACGCTTGACGAAGGAAGCCGGTTCAACTCCGTTGTCGGAAGTGAATTTCTCGATATATCGGGTAACGGGATCCAGATCGGAAACGTGGTGACCACCTATCCAAGCGCCGCCCAACTAGTCACCGGTAACGAGGTAAAAAACAATTACATCCATGACATCGGAAAAGAATACCCGGGGGCTTACGGAATCTGGAACGCCATTACCCAGAACACAACGGTGGAGCATAACGTCATCGCCCACCTTCCCCGCGGGGGGATTGCGACCAATTATCAATATTCCAATCAGCCTCCTTCCGCGACCACAGGAAACCGGTTCAATTACAACAAGGTGTTTGACTACATGAACAATATTCGGGACGGAGGAGGATTCGACACCAACGGTACCCAGAACGGCATCAGCGGGGTGGAGCCCAATTCCACGTTAATCGGAAACGTGTTCTACGATAACCATAACAACTTCGGCCAAATTTATTTGGACATTTGGACGGCTGGATTTACGGTCAAGAACAATGTGGCTTATGCATCCGCCAGCCTCGATTACAATACGATCGATTTCTGGAGTCAGCCCTGCTGCAATGTCATTCGACACAATTTCTTCGACCAAGACAACAGCTACAAGTTTCAAACCGCGTCGGACATGGCTCTTGGCAACGTGATGAACCTGCCGGTCTCGGCGATGCCCGCCTCTATCATTAACAACGCGGGGCTGGAACCGGCCTACCGGCATCTGCTGCCGCCTGTTACGCCTCCTTCGGACACCCAGGCCCCGAGCGCTCCCGGCGGCGTCAGTGTAAGTGCCGTCGGGGCGGGGCCCAGCGTGACCGTCAGCTGGGGAAGCTCCAGCGATAATGTCGGGGTGACCGGTTATGAAGTCGATAACGGATCTACGGTATTGGCGGCTACCACCGGACTTAGCGCGGTCGTCCAGGGACTCGTCCCGGGAAGTACTTACCATTTGGTCGTTCGTGCCCGGGATGCAGCGGGGAATTTGTCCGGACCGAGCTCTGAAGTGCTGGTTACCGTTCCCGGAACCGCCGATCTGGTCGGCCATTGGACGATGGACAACGGCAGCGGCACGGCCGTAAGCGATTATTCGGGCAGCTTCAACAACGGCTCCCTCTCCGGGGCAGCCTGGACTACAGGCAAGATTGGCGGAGGATTAAGCTTCAGCGGAGCCGGCTCCGTGAATGTGGGCAATGCCCAAATTCTGAATCAGGACCGAAACAGCTTTACTTTGGCAACCTGGTTCAAAAGCACCTCCACGGGCTCGGGGCAGAGAATGATATCCAAAGGGCATTCCAGCAATACCGGCGGCTATTTTATGTGGAATAATGCAGGAAAGATTGCGCTGGGTGTCGGGGCAAACAGCGAAGCGGCGAATGCAACCGTCGTGGAGACGCCGGGCGGCTTCAATGACGGCAATTGGCATCATGCCGCAGCCGTCGTCGACCGGCGCGCGCAAACCGTACAGATCTACGTCGACGGAACCCCGCGTACCCTGACCAAGTTCAGCGGATTCTGTGGAACCGTGAACGGAACCGCGATGGACATTTCCGGTTGTCCTTTTATGGTGGCCTCCAGCAACGATCCGTTCACCATAGGCAGCTATAATGGGGGAGCCGAATATTACAACGGTTCGCTGGACGACGTCCGGGTGTACAGCCGAGCACTGAGCACATCCGAAATCAGCGATGTCATGAGCCTTACCGGGCGCTGGAAGCTGGACGAAGGCGGGGGAACGTCTGCGGAGGATGATACGAATAACCGGACCGCGCCCGCCAGCGTTTCGAATGCGGCTTGGGTGGGGGATGGCGGCAAAATCGGCGGCCGTCTCGACTTTAATGGGGTCAACAGCTATGTCTCCATGGGCGGCGCCGGTCAAGCAAACATGGGAACGGGCAGCTTCAGCGTGGGGCTGTGGTTCAAGACCCTCTCTACGGGAATCCATCAACGTATGATTACCAAGGGCAATTGGGGCAACACGGCCGGTTACTTCCTCTGGCATGAAGCCGGAAAGGTAGTCTTCAGCCTGGGGTCCAATGGAGTGCAGGGGAATACGGTGCTCGTTGCTACCCCGGGCGGCTTTAATGACGGGCAGTGGCACCAGGCCACCGCGGTGGTAGATCGAGCTGCCCAGACGATCAAACTATACATCGACGGGACGGCTAGAACGCTTGCCTCCGGCAACGGTTACTGCGGGACGGCGAGCGGGACAACGCTCAATCTATCCGGCTGCAATTCTTTAAATGCGACCAGCGGGGATTCCCTGATGCTGGGCAGCTATAACGGCACCAATGAATTCTTCTCCGGCTCCTTGGATGAAGTAAGACTCTATAACCGGGCGCTAACCGATGCCGAGGTTACCAAGCTCAGCAGCTTTAACGGGCTTGTGGGACAGTGGAAGTTTGAGGAAGGCAACACCCCGGCAGCGGCTGAAGCAAGCGGCAACAGTTCGGCGGCCGCCCTCTTGGACACAGACTGGACGGCAGGAAAGTTCGGTAAGGCGTTAAGCTTTAACGGCGTTAAAAGCTACAGCGTGATGAGCAGGCCCGATGCCCTTAATATGGGAACCCGCAGCTTCAGCTTGGCGGCTTGGTTCCGAACCGATTCGACAGGAACCCATAAGCGGATGGTGTCCAAGGGCAATTGGGGAAATTCCAACGGCTATTTCCTCTGGTACGAGGGCGGCCAGGTATCGTTCGGTCTGGGAGCTGGCGGCTCTCAAGCCGGAGCGGCACTCGTTGGAACGGCAGGAGGATACGGAGACGATAACTGGCATCACGTCGCCGCCGTGGTCGACCGCACGGCCCAGACGCTTCAGATCTACGTCGACGGCACCGCTCAAACGTTGTATCCTGCAAGCGGTTATTGCGGCACAGCAACTGGAACGACATTGAACATTGCAGCATGTACCTCTCTGAACGGGACTAGTGCAGATCCCTTTACACTTGGCGGGCATAAGGGAGTCTACGAGCTCTTTACCGGTTCGCTTGACGATGTGCGGGTGTACAGCCGTGCCCTGACGCAGACCGATATCAACAGTATCTTATTGGGAAATTGA
- a CDS encoding carbohydrate ABC transporter permease — protein MYGNGKGYRLFSVVNLIFLLTISIGCILPLVHVLAVSFSNSSAAAAGMVKFWPVGFNTSSYNFIMQKPAFMRSIGVTLERVALGVTLNMLMTLLLAYPLSKETRAFRFRTAYAWIFVFTMLFNGGLVPWYMTIKWTGIMDTIWALVLPGAVPVYSVILLVNFFRGLPKELEECASIDGASHYTILWRIYAPLSLPALATLGLFSIVGHWNSWFDGMILMKTPDHYPLSTYLQGILIRIDLTNIKAEDYKSLTEISDRTAKAAQIFLGSLPILMVYPFLQRFFIKGIVLGSVKE, from the coding sequence ATGTATGGAAATGGAAAGGGTTATCGCCTTTTCAGCGTTGTAAACCTTATTTTTCTCCTCACCATCTCGATCGGCTGCATTCTGCCCCTGGTTCATGTGCTTGCCGTTTCATTCAGTAACAGCAGTGCGGCGGCGGCGGGCATGGTCAAGTTCTGGCCGGTAGGATTTAATACAAGCTCTTATAACTTTATTATGCAGAAACCGGCCTTTATGCGTTCCATCGGCGTTACTTTGGAGCGCGTGGCTTTAGGTGTGACGCTGAACATGCTGATGACGCTGCTTTTGGCTTATCCGCTTTCTAAAGAGACACGCGCTTTCCGGTTCCGGACGGCCTATGCCTGGATCTTTGTCTTCACCATGCTCTTTAACGGGGGGCTGGTGCCCTGGTATATGACGATCAAATGGACCGGGATCATGGACACGATTTGGGCGCTTGTCCTGCCGGGCGCGGTGCCGGTATACAGCGTCATCCTCTTGGTCAATTTTTTCCGCGGACTTCCGAAAGAGCTGGAGGAATGCGCCTCGATCGACGGGGCGAGCCATTATACCATTCTATGGCGAATTTATGCTCCGCTTTCGCTGCCGGCTCTCGCGACGCTGGGGTTGTTCTCGATCGTTGGCCATTGGAACTCTTGGTTTGACGGAATGATTCTGATGAAGACACCCGATCATTATCCTTTGTCGACTTATCTTCAAGGGATTCTTATCCGCATTGATTTAACTAACATCAAGGCGGAGGATTATAAAAGCCTTACGGAAATTTCAGACCGAACCGCCAAAGCCGCCCAAATCTTTCTTGGGTCACTGCCTATTCTGATGGTTTATCCGTTCTTGCAGCGGTTTTTCATTAAGGGAATTGTTTTGGGCAGCGTCAAGGAGTAA
- a CDS encoding ABC transporter permease, translated as MSRKTWRREIPLHLMIFPGLLLILLYSYVPFFGLAMAFQKFLPARPFFDNPWVGLKHFQYVWDMPNSLRVLWNTVYIASLKIVAGQLVPIVVALLLNEVRKDWLKRGMQTLIYLPHFLSWIILGGILIDILSPSVGIVNQIVQFFGFEPIYFLGDNRWFPLTLVVTDVWKEFGFSTIVYLAALTSINPSLYEAAVIDGANRWKQTLYVTLPGILPIVILLATLSLGNVLNAGFDQVFNLYSPSVYQSGDIIDTLVFRTGLEQAQYSVATAIGLFKSIVSFVMISLSYVLAYRFANYRIF; from the coding sequence ATGAGCAGGAAAACATGGCGCAGAGAGATTCCTTTGCACCTGATGATCTTTCCGGGTTTGCTGCTGATTCTTCTTTACAGTTACGTCCCCTTCTTCGGTTTAGCCATGGCTTTCCAGAAATTCCTGCCGGCCCGCCCGTTTTTTGACAATCCTTGGGTAGGGCTGAAGCATTTTCAATACGTCTGGGATATGCCTAACTCCCTTCGTGTCTTATGGAACACCGTCTATATCGCTTCGCTCAAGATCGTGGCGGGACAGTTGGTGCCGATCGTGGTCGCCCTGCTGCTGAATGAAGTGCGCAAGGATTGGCTGAAAAGGGGAATGCAGACTTTGATTTACCTGCCTCACTTCCTTTCCTGGATCATACTCGGCGGCATCTTGATCGATATCTTATCCCCTTCCGTCGGGATCGTGAATCAAATCGTCCAATTCTTCGGATTCGAACCGATTTATTTCCTGGGAGATAATCGCTGGTTCCCCCTTACCCTTGTCGTCACGGATGTCTGGAAGGAGTTCGGCTTCAGTACCATTGTTTATCTGGCTGCGCTAACCAGCATCAATCCGTCGCTTTACGAGGCGGCGGTCATCGACGGGGCAAACCGCTGGAAGCAGACGCTGTATGTAACCCTTCCCGGTATTCTTCCGATTGTGATTCTGCTTGCGACACTAAGCTTGGGCAACGTGCTGAATGCGGGGTTTGATCAGGTATTCAACTTATATAGTCCTTCCGTCTACCAAAGCGGCGATATTATCGATACTCTCGTCTTTCGGACGGGTCTGGAGCAGGCCCAGTACAGCGTGGCGACCGCCATCGGTCTTTTTAAATCGATAGTGAGCTTCGTCATGATTTCATTGTCTTATGTCCTGGCTTACCGCTTTGCCAATTACCGGATTTTCTAG
- a CDS encoding extracellular solute-binding protein, whose amino-acid sequence MNKIQPAKWLAVTMMMASVLAACSKAPGDTASSAKPNTSSPPAGTASAQPAPTGKYDPPIVVTDIRPYDDNTKFAPGDSSDNNLWSKKYEEKLGIKIKYLWTLQGPIDQYYQKLNVAIASNDLADIVTVNAQQLKQLAEAGQIADLTSVFDKYATPFVKKTMNEDGGTALKSATFGGKLLAIPRIGSDIDEVPMLWVRTDWLKKLNLPEPKTMADVLAISEAFTNKNPDGDGKADTFGLALSKDLNGGFPGFEGFLNGYHAYYNVWLKDASGKLVNSNIQPEMKTALGELQKLYKAKQIDKEFGTKDGAKIAEMVTSGKIGMYYGLYWTPAWPLQDGKNLDPNMEWHAYPLPSVDGKPSDAQVPFSVAQYYVVRKNAEHPEAAVKMLNLWMEESFNSPPSQEKPDPRQEGIETFKHAIIAGEPITKNMGVYTHVAAALKAKDPSSLTPVELGVYNDIMAYEKGDNKKWFNENIYGLDGSFKIIDYYVKNNLIRRSEFFGSPTQAMGEKGSTLDTLLKETFTKIIMGAASIDEFDKFVEDWKKLGGDQITKEVNEWKTKQ is encoded by the coding sequence ATGAATAAGATCCAACCTGCAAAATGGCTTGCCGTGACGATGATGATGGCATCCGTTCTCGCAGCCTGCAGTAAAGCTCCGGGCGATACCGCATCGTCGGCAAAACCGAATACGTCGAGCCCGCCGGCCGGCACGGCTTCTGCCCAGCCGGCGCCGACCGGTAAATACGATCCGCCGATCGTGGTGACGGATATTCGTCCCTATGATGATAATACGAAGTTCGCACCGGGCGATAGTTCGGACAACAACCTTTGGTCCAAGAAATATGAAGAAAAGCTAGGCATCAAAATCAAGTATTTGTGGACATTGCAGGGTCCTATCGATCAATATTACCAGAAGCTCAACGTGGCCATCGCCAGCAATGATTTGGCGGATATTGTGACGGTCAACGCTCAACAGTTAAAGCAATTGGCGGAGGCCGGTCAGATCGCGGATTTGACCAGTGTTTTCGATAAATATGCCACCCCGTTCGTCAAGAAAACGATGAACGAAGACGGCGGAACGGCGCTTAAATCGGCTACATTCGGCGGAAAGCTTCTCGCTATCCCGCGGATCGGTTCCGATATCGATGAAGTGCCGATGCTCTGGGTGAGAACGGACTGGCTCAAGAAATTGAATCTTCCGGAACCGAAGACGATGGCGGATGTTCTGGCCATCTCCGAGGCCTTCACCAATAAAAACCCGGATGGAGACGGAAAGGCCGACACGTTCGGACTGGCCCTTTCCAAAGATTTGAACGGAGGCTTTCCGGGCTTCGAAGGGTTTCTCAACGGATACCATGCTTACTATAATGTCTGGCTCAAGGATGCTTCCGGCAAGCTTGTGAACAGCAATATCCAACCGGAAATGAAAACGGCCTTGGGCGAACTGCAGAAATTGTACAAAGCCAAGCAGATCGATAAGGAATTCGGCACGAAGGACGGAGCCAAAATCGCCGAGATGGTGACCAGCGGCAAAATCGGTATGTACTACGGTCTCTATTGGACCCCGGCTTGGCCGCTGCAGGACGGAAAGAATCTGGATCCCAATATGGAGTGGCATGCCTATCCGCTTCCTTCTGTTGACGGCAAACCAAGCGATGCACAGGTCCCCTTCTCGGTTGCTCAATATTATGTAGTCCGGAAGAATGCCGAGCATCCGGAAGCGGCCGTCAAAATGCTTAACCTATGGATGGAAGAGAGCTTTAACAGCCCGCCTTCTCAAGAGAAGCCTGACCCGCGGCAGGAAGGCATAGAGACCTTCAAACATGCCATTATTGCCGGAGAACCCATTACCAAGAACATGGGCGTTTACACGCACGTAGCCGCTGCCCTTAAGGCCAAAGACCCTTCCTCTTTGACCCCTGTGGAACTCGGGGTATACAACGACATCATGGCTTATGAGAAAGGCGATAACAAGAAATGGTTCAATGAGAATATTTACGGTTTGGACGGCTCCTTCAAAATCATTGATTACTACGTGAAAAACAACCTCATCCGCCGCAGCGAATTTTTCGGCTCCCCGACGCAAGCCATGGGGGAGAAGGGCAGCACGCTGGATACGCTGCTTAAGGAGACGTTTACGAAAATCATCATGGGTGCGGCTTCGATTGATGAGTTCGACAAGTTCGTGGAGGATTGGAAAAAGCTTGGCGGGGATCAGATCACCAAAGAAGTTAACGAGTGGAAGACCAAGCAATAA
- a CDS encoding response regulator transcription factor: protein MRRLLVVDDELFIVNGLTGMIKEAGFPDLEVYKANSAAEALDLLQRTVIDIVLTDICMPGMDGLELQKSIIQEWPRCKILFLTGHHDFDYVKEAIRHRAFDYILKTEGDRAILAAVGKALTELEQEFETGSELLKARQQLQAALPFMQKEFMFDLVRGEASPKVALQEQMAELHLDFNTRLPVLLIMAKVDEWAEKSHSDKALLLYAVQNIAHEYYSSSVLSLSFPYEKSKLAWFIQPFASSAQDGDSYRRLFRFVYGATERIQQTCGELLKLKLSFALASEFFPWPQLSDRAERLQRIMRRSFGLGQEWLLTDEEFSPAAKASTEHHTKWIRKQVEQLELCLVSGARAEFRSRLAEMAEHPAAASDSGFRTVASFQLTSMILTFAMNEGLSVAPYGEYDSIRQWNHNSPEDWEGLIERMAEMGDEIIRLKENAASQHGRSLILKIHQYIDQNLGGDLSMTRLGEVVSLNPIYLSRLYKQLTGDGLTDTIMSARLTEAKRRLKETDEKVQDVAHKVGFESAAYFIRLFKKTTAFTPQEYREHVRK from the coding sequence ATGCGTCGTCTACTCGTCGTCGATGACGAGCTGTTCATTGTAAATGGTCTCACCGGAATGATCAAAGAGGCAGGCTTTCCGGATCTGGAGGTCTATAAAGCCAACTCCGCGGCCGAGGCGCTTGATTTGCTGCAAAGAACGGTCATTGACATCGTCTTGACGGACATTTGTATGCCGGGCATGGATGGTCTTGAGCTGCAGAAAAGCATTATTCAGGAGTGGCCCCGATGCAAGATCCTGTTCTTGACCGGTCACCATGATTTTGACTACGTGAAAGAAGCGATTCGCCACCGGGCATTCGATTATATTCTGAAAACGGAGGGGGATCGCGCTATATTGGCTGCCGTGGGCAAGGCCTTGACCGAGCTGGAGCAGGAATTCGAGACGGGAAGCGAGCTCTTGAAAGCAAGGCAGCAGCTGCAGGCCGCCCTGCCGTTCATGCAGAAGGAGTTCATGTTCGATCTCGTGAGGGGGGAGGCGAGTCCAAAGGTTGCCTTGCAGGAGCAGATGGCCGAGCTCCATTTGGATTTCAACACTCGGCTCCCTGTATTGCTGATTATGGCCAAGGTCGACGAATGGGCCGAAAAGAGCCATTCCGACAAAGCGCTTCTTCTCTATGCGGTTCAAAACATCGCACACGAATATTATTCCTCCTCCGTGCTGTCCCTGTCTTTCCCTTATGAGAAATCGAAACTGGCCTGGTTTATTCAACCGTTTGCCTCTAGCGCACAGGACGGGGACAGTTACCGGAGACTGTTTCGCTTCGTGTATGGAGCGACGGAACGAATTCAGCAAACCTGCGGGGAGCTCTTAAAACTGAAGCTGTCCTTTGCGCTAGCGAGTGAGTTCTTCCCTTGGCCGCAGCTTTCCGACCGGGCGGAACGATTGCAAAGGATCATGCGAAGAAGCTTTGGCTTGGGGCAGGAATGGCTCTTGACCGACGAAGAGTTCTCACCGGCTGCTAAAGCTTCGACCGAGCACCATACCAAGTGGATCCGGAAGCAGGTCGAACAGCTGGAGCTCTGTCTGGTAAGCGGGGCACGGGCCGAGTTTCGGAGCAGATTGGCGGAGATGGCGGAGCATCCGGCGGCTGCGTCCGATTCCGGCTTCCGTACCGTGGCATCCTTTCAGCTCACCTCCATGATTCTGACCTTTGCGATGAACGAAGGCCTTTCGGTTGCTCCCTACGGAGAGTATGATTCCATTCGGCAATGGAACCACAACTCACCCGAGGATTGGGAGGGATTGATCGAACGAATGGCGGAAATGGGGGATGAGATCATCCGTCTGAAGGAAAACGCCGCCAGCCAGCACGGACGCAGTCTGATCCTGAAGATTCACCAGTACATCGATCAGAATCTGGGGGGAGATTTATCCATGACTCGCCTGGGAGAGGTCGTATCCTTAAATCCCATCTATCTGTCCCGTTTATATAAACAGCTCACCGGGGACGGACTGACCGACACGATCATGTCGGCCCGGTTAACGGAAGCTAAGAGACGGCTCAAGGAGACGGACGAGAAGGTGCAGGATGTCGCGCATAAGGTCGGATTCGAATCGGCTGCCTATTTCATACGGCTGTTCAAGAAGACGACGGCCTTTACCCCGCAAGAGTACCGGGAGCATGTCCGCAAATAA